The genomic DNA gttttgttttataatCAAGTGGAATATAAGCTTGACCTGTCATATGAGAACATCTGGCAAATTAAGCTTCAACGTCAACGAGGCCGTGGCTCCTTTTATCTGCTAATTCAGGTTCTTCCATGGTTTTCAATAGTTAATATTCTTAGTTTTCTTCATTTGCTGAGCATAAATTATGGGATAATAATCTCTGTTACTACCATCGGTCTTGCACAAGTAGAGTCTCTTTTCATCCCCTATAATGTAATTCTGcatctttttaattttgaggGGCTATATAGCACTAGTGACGCATGACATGTTGAGAATCCATTATATATCTTGTACTGTAATGGTTTTAGCCACCCATTTTACAAATGATTTTAGCTTTTCTCCTGTTTGTAATTAGGAATGGCATTGGCCACGCAGACACAGTTCTTACTTTAGATCGTTTAGATGTTATATGGCTTCTAAATTAGTGGAGAGGCAGAAATGCTGTTGTAACCCTTTCTCGTTTGATAATTTTCAGCTGTTCGGTGCTCCTcgtattttcagaaaagatgCAAACCCTTCAAGTAATGTACACGAGAGTCGTCTTTATAACTATTGCAAGGATGGTTCAAATGACCAATGGGTGAGAACAACCGATTTTACTCCATCTGCTTTTATCGGGCAATCTTCCGTAATGTGCCTCGAGATCTTTCATACGTCTAAGCTCCCAGATTTTCAGGAGAATTTCGCTGCttataaggaaattaaatgCATATTTGCTATGGAGAGTGGCTCCAGTTTCTCTTGCAATCTGAACCTAGTTCCTACTGTGGAGGCCCCCATAGGTGTTGATATACCCTACAAGATCCTTTTCAAGATCAATCTGTTGGTACAGAATGGGTGTCTTCCTGGACCCTGTCTCGACTCTTCCTTCTATCGACTCGTAGATCCAAGGAGAGAGAACATCAGTTTCATAGAGTATGCTCTAGAGAAACTGTATTATCTAAAAGAATGTTGTTACCATCCGAAGAGGTGGCTTGAGAAGCAGTATGCGATCTTCAGGAAGAATAAGCATCTGATATGGCAGCATAGTATGCGGTCGCCTTTGATATCTTTGGATGAGGGCCTGATGTATGTTCACAGGGTTCAGGTAACTCCTTGTAAAATTTACTTTTCCGGTCCAGAGGTTAATGTGTCAAATCGAGTTCTGCGGAGGTATTCTAAGTATACTGATAATTTCCTCCGGATCTCTTTCGTGGACGAAGATCTCGATAAAGTTTATTCCACAGTTTTATCTCCTCGTGGTTCTATGGCCGACCGTGGTATGAGAACAGAAATTTTTACAAGAATTCTGTCTACCCTTCAGAATGGAATAACCATAGGTGATAAGAAGTTTGAATTCCTTGCTTTCTCCTCCAGTCAGCTACGTGAAAGTTCTGCATGGATGTTTGCTCCAATAGATGGATGCACAGCTGATGCTATAAGGGAATCCTTGGGTGAGTTCCATCAGATCAGGAATGTGGCAAAATATGCTGCACGACTAGGCCAATCCTTAAGCTCATCCACTGAAACTCGTTCTGTGGAATGGTATGAAACTGAAGAAATTCCTGATATTGAGGTTATTCGTGGCAACAAGCGCTATAATTTTTCTGATGGGATCGGGAAGATATCTGAAGATTTTGCAAAGAAAGTGGCAAAAAAATGCGGCCTTAAAGGTTATACTCCATCAGCGTTTCAGATACGGTACAGAGGATACAAAGGTGTTGTGGCCATTGACCCGACGTTGCCTGTGAAGTTATCACTGCGCCAGAGCATGAGAAAGTACGAATCCTCAGACAAGAAACTGAATGTCTTGGCATGGAGCAAGTACCAACCCTGCTTTCTGAACCGGCAGATCATCACTCTCCTATCAACTCTAGGTGTTCCTGATGAAGTTTTTGAGCGAAAGCACAGAGAAGCTGTGGATCAGTTAGACTCTATTCTAACAGATCCTTTGAAGGCGCAGGAAGCTCTAGATCTCATGGCTCCTCGTGAGAATACTCAGGTCCTCAAGCAGATGCTTGTGTGTGGGTACGAACCGGACAAGGAACCATTCCTCTCAATGATGCTTCGTACTTTCCGTGCTTCGAAGCTGTTTGACCTGAGAACAAGGACCAGGATTTTTATACCTAAAGGGAGATTAATGATGGGTTGCCTAGACGAGACCAGGACCTTAGAGTATGGACAGGTATTTGTGAAGTTTTCGGGTCGAAAACAGGAACAGTTGTGGGATAATACCTACATGCACACTGGTACCGCGACAGATGAATCTTTTGTCTTCCAGGGACAAGTAGTGGTCGCAAAGAACCCTTGCCACCATCCTGGTGATGTCCGAGTTCTCAGAGCTGTGAATGTGCCAGCTTTGCACCATATGGTGGATTGTGTTGTTTTCCCCCAGAAAGGAAAAAG from Punica granatum isolate Tunisia-2019 chromosome 2, ASM765513v2, whole genome shotgun sequence includes the following:
- the LOC116197733 gene encoding RNA-dependent RNA polymerase 1-like — protein: MGKTVNLHGFPSSTSAQRVQGFLEQITGEGTVYAIKVRPAKSDNRLYAIVQFMTAEDADRIIRLASTQLWYGKSYLTARKVDHDIVPKPRILSHSIEGVTLHFGCQISEQKFSSLWKVQNVSVDFGAGLRRFYFVLFYNQVEYKLDLSYENIWQIKLQRQRGRGSFYLLIQLFGAPRIFRKDANPSSNVHESRLYNYCKDGSNDQWVRTTDFTPSAFIGQSSVMCLEIFHTSKLPDFQENFAAYKEIKCIFAMESGSSFSCNLNLVPTVEAPIGVDIPYKILFKINLLVQNGCLPGPCLDSSFYRLVDPRRENISFIEYALEKLYYLKECCYHPKRWLEKQYAIFRKNKHLIWQHSMRSPLISLDEGLMYVHRVQVTPCKIYFSGPEVNVSNRVLRRYSKYTDNFLRISFVDEDLDKVYSTVLSPRGSMADRGMRTEIFTRILSTLQNGITIGDKKFEFLAFSSSQLRESSAWMFAPIDGCTADAIRESLGEFHQIRNVAKYAARLGQSLSSSTETRSVEWYETEEIPDIEVIRGNKRYNFSDGIGKISEDFAKKVAKKCGLKGYTPSAFQIRYRGYKGVVAIDPTLPVKLSLRQSMRKYESSDKKLNVLAWSKYQPCFLNRQIITLLSTLGVPDEVFERKHREAVDQLDSILTDPLKAQEALDLMAPRENTQVLKQMLVCGYEPDKEPFLSMMLRTFRASKLFDLRTRTRIFIPKGRLMMGCLDETRTLEYGQVFVKFSGRKQEQLWDNTYMHTGTATDESFVFQGQVVVAKNPCHHPGDVRVLRAVNVPALHHMVDCVVFPQKGKRPHPNECSGSDLDGDIYFVSWDSELIPPDQDRPMDYKPAPTVELDHNVRIEEVEEYFVNYILNDSQGIIGNAHLVFADRSSAKARCPECIELAKLFSIAVDFPKTGVPAQIPPNLYAKEFPDFMEKLDKPTYESKNVIGKLFRKVRNIAPNSTSLHTFTKEDARHSYDRDMEVEDFEDYVDDAFFYKDNYDFKLGNIMDYYGIRTEAEILSGNIMKMSKSFNKRNPKQITVAVEALSKEARSWFSEKATGSDRSEPENLYAKASAWYYVTYHPSYWGAYNEGLKRDHYLSFPWCVYDRLIEIKKKKINIMRGRMFHSFGDIFTRRLHLS